ACAAGTTCTGTCCGCTCTGCACGAATAGTCTGAGTTTGAGCAGGCGGGGGCCTGCCGGGAAGGCGAAGGGGTCTTCCGCTGTGTGATATACGAATAACCGGTTAAGCATACTGTATAGTCTCCTTTTATGCCGCGTAGAGCAGCTTGAGCAACTGTGTTATTATGACAGGTAGAACAAAGTTCGCCATTAAGGCGTAACACACCGTAAGGACGGGAGGGAAAGCTATGAAAGTTACTATTAAGGATATCGCCCAGGCAGCGGGTGTCGCCAAATCCACTGTATCCAAGGTGATGAACGACTCTCCCAAAATATCCGCAGAAACAAAGGCCCGGGTCCGGGACATCATCAAGCAGATGAACTATACTCCGAGCAGCATCGCCACCGGACTTGCCAGACAGAGCAGTAATACGATAGCTATCCTGATTGATATGTCCAAGGAAAGCGAGTTTCTCAATCAGTTCTTCTATAACATTATCGGCGGGGTGGAGAGCATCATTGGCCCTCTGAAATATGAGCTGACCATTGCCAATATCCAGCATGACCATGCTGAAGGGCATTTTCTGCAGAGGCTGGTGCTTAATAAGCGGGTGGACGGTATTATTGCCAACACCTCGGTGCTGACTCCTGATCTGTGTGCGGAGCTGAACCGGCTTCAGTTCCCCTATATCTCCATCGGTGAAATCAATGCTCCGGGAATCTGGGTCGATTGCGACAATGAGCTGGGCGGATTCATGCTGACCCGGCATCTGCTGGACCAGGGCTACCCGTCTGTGGCCTTCATTGGCGGCGAAAAGGATGAGCCGCTCTTCCTGCGCCGTGCAGCCGGCTACCAGCGGGCACTGGAGGAGGCCGGAATGGTTGTGCAGAGCGAATGGATCATCCATGGCCGGGCGGTTGAGGAAGATGGCTATCAGGCGGCTAAGCAGCTGCTACAGAGTACTAATCCTCCCAGCTCCATCGTGTGCATGAGCAACTTCGCTGCTTACGGCGTGCTGCAGGCGGCCCGTGAATTGAATATCTCCATTCCTTCGCAGCTGGGCATTGCCACATTCGATGAATATCCCTTGTCCCCCTACACCACCCCTCCGCTGACTTCACTTGATATGGATACCTTCCAGCTCGGTGCATCCGCAGGACGGCTATTGATGGACAGGTTGGATAACAAAGCGGCGGTCATGAGCGGTCAACTGCTGGAGCCGGAGTTAATTCCCCGGTTATCTTCCAAGCGAAGCGGCAGTGTTACTGCGGAATAACCAATGGAATAACTAACGGAATCATGAAATAACGGAATAGCAGAATAGCGGGAGGAAGGTAATCATTCCTCCTTGGGGAAACCGGTTTCCTTGAGTTGAAAATACCACGCCCCCTCCTCAATGTCAACGTCAAATCATAGAGTAAGCGTATAAGCAAAGAACCCTTTCCAGCTCTGGAAGGGTTCTTTGCTTATACGGAATCGCCCGAGCGGCGGATAAACCGGAGCACTTCATCCATCATAGCGGGACTCTCCCCGCTGTGACAGACCATATGTCCGCTTCGCTCCATAATCAGCACCTGTCTGCGTTCAGAAGGAATGGTCTGCCGGAGATAGTCAGCACTTTTGAACTTCACCAGATGATCCCGCCTGCCCTGTACAATCAAGGTCGGCACCTCCAGCTGCGGATAAACCTCGAAGCTCTCACGGACCAGCCGCT
This genomic interval from Paenibacillus sp. FSL H8-0332 contains the following:
- a CDS encoding LacI family DNA-binding transcriptional regulator, giving the protein MKVTIKDIAQAAGVAKSTVSKVMNDSPKISAETKARVRDIIKQMNYTPSSIATGLARQSSNTIAILIDMSKESEFLNQFFYNIIGGVESIIGPLKYELTIANIQHDHAEGHFLQRLVLNKRVDGIIANTSVLTPDLCAELNRLQFPYISIGEINAPGIWVDCDNELGGFMLTRHLLDQGYPSVAFIGGEKDEPLFLRRAAGYQRALEEAGMVVQSEWIIHGRAVEEDGYQAAKQLLQSTNPPSSIVCMSNFAAYGVLQAARELNISIPSQLGIATFDEYPLSPYTTPPLTSLDMDTFQLGASAGRLLMDRLDNKAAVMSGQLLEPELIPRLSSKRSGSVTAE